The region TGGTGGCTGGAGCCAAGTTCCAAAGGGCCGGGCGCGCATTCTCATGACGAGAATGACGAACTGTTCCTCGTCATCGAAGGTCAGCCCAGCATTCTGGTGGGCGAGACTTGGTACGAATCGCCGGCCGGTTCGTTTCTGATGATACCCGCGAAGACGATCCATGATTTCGAGAACCGCACGACCGCGCCCGCCGGGCTCTTTAACGTTTTCATCCCTGGCGGCTTCGAAAAGAACATGCAGAGTATCGTGGAGTGGTTTCAGCGGAGCGCGGAGGCCCACTAAGTCCTCGATGCCATG is a window of Sinorhizobium numidicum DNA encoding:
- a CDS encoding cupin domain-containing protein; amino-acid sequence: MSAVFKADGIETGDRYSVSEWWLEPSSKGPGAHSHDENDELFLVIEGQPSILVGETWYESPAGSFLMIPAKTIHDFENRTTAPAGLFNVFIPGGFEKNMQSIVEWFQRSAEAH